The following coding sequences are from one Cercospora beticola chromosome 4, complete sequence window:
- the GDI1 gene encoding Rab GDP dissociation inhibitor alpha (antiSMASH:Cluster_5~BUSCO:EOG09262739): protein MEEIAPEYDVVVLGTGLTECILSGVLSVKGKKVLHMDRNDHYGAEAASLNIEQMFKRYGNYNKGEEPWKKYGRANDWNIDLVPKLLMSNGELTNILVSTDVTRYIEFKQVAGSYVQQGAAAKATVAKVPSSAGEALKSPLMGLFEKRRAKNFLQWVGEFDESNPSTHNGMNLAQTTMKQVYDKYGLEATTRDFIGHSMALYPTDDYQEKKGEAKNCVERIRLYVNSMARYGKSPYIYPLYGLGELPQGFARLSAIYGGTYMLNANVDEVKYENGKVSGIRATMKERDQEGEGMKFETKCKQIIADPSYFTDKVKVTGYLIKAICILKHPIPNTDDSDSLQLIIPQSQIGRKHDIYVAMVSSTHNVCPKGYYIAIVSTIAETDANHHLEIKPGLERLGPIEEQFLGNPTPIYEPVTDGTQDQVFISRSYDASSHFESMTADVRDLYQRISGEELVVEGLKKEGANFEVNE from the exons ATGGAGGAAATCGCCCCCGAATACGACGTCGTGGTGCTGGGCACTGGCCTGACGGAATGCATTCTGTCCGGCGTCCTGTCCgtcaagggcaagaaagtGCTGCACATGGACCGCAATGACCATTACGGTGCCGAAGCCGCCTCGCTGAACATTGAGCAAATGTTTAAGCGGTATGGCAACTACAACAAGGGCGAGGAGCCGTGGAAGAAGTACGGACGTGCCAACGACTGGAACATCGATCTCGTGCCCAAGTTGCTGATGAGCAATGGAGAGCTTACCAACATCCTCGTGTCCACTGATGTGACACGGTACATCGAGTTCAAGCAGGTTGCTGGCAGCTACGTGCAGCAGGGCGCCGCAGCCAAGGCGACTGTCGCCAAAGTGCCCAGCAGTGCTGGTGAGGCGTTGAAGAGCCCGCTGATGGGACTGTTCGAGAAGAGGCGAGCAAAGAACTTCTTGCAGTGGGTTGGCGAATTCGATGAGAGCAACCCATCCACACACAACG GCATGAACCTCGCCCAGACCACGATGAAGCAGGTCTACGACAAGTACGGCCTCGAAGCCACCACTCGCGACTTCATCGGACACAGCATGGCCCTCTACCCCACCGACGACTACCAAGAAAAGAAGGGCGAGGCAAAGAACTGCGTCGAGCGCATTCGATTGTACGTCAACAGCATGGCTCGTTACGGAAAGAGCCCTTACATCTACCCTCTATACGGCCTGGGTGAGCTGCCTCAAGGCTTCGCTCGTCTCAGTGCCATTTACGGTGGAACATACATGCTCAACGCGAACGTTGATGAGGTCAAGTACGAGAACGGCAAAGTTTCGGGCATCCGAGCAACCATGAAAGAGCGGGACCAAGAAGGCGAGGGCATGAAGTTTGAGACCAAGTGCAAGCAAATCATCGCCGACCCATCATACTTTACCGACAAGGTGAAGGTTACAGGATACCTGATCAAAGCGATCTGCATCTTGAAGCATCCCATCCCCAACACCGACGATTCGGACTCGCTGCAACTGATCATTCCTCAATCGCAAATTGGCAGGAAGCACG ACATTTACGTTGCGATGGTCTCCTCCACCCACAACGTCTGCCCCAAGGGCTACTATATCGCCATCGTCAGCACCATTGCCGAAACCGATGCAAACCACCACCTCGAAATCAAGCCTGGCCTCGAGCGCCTCGGCCCAATTGAAGAGCAATTCTTGGGCAACCCAACACCAATCTACGAGCCCGTTACCGATGGTACACAAGACCAAGTCTTCATCAGCAGATCCTACGATGCCAGCTCGCACTTTGAGAGCATGACAGCTGACGTCAGAGATTTGTACCAGCGGATCTCCGGCGAGGAGCTCGTGGTCGAGGGCCTTAAGAAGGAAGGAGCGAATTTTGAGGTTAACGAATAG
- the ARK1 gene encoding Serine/threonine-protein kinase ark1 (antiSMASH:Cluster_5~SMCOG1030:serine/threonine protein kinase), whose protein sequence is MAETLEKRLEAVSISEENRDPNAPFQHKAKSSVTGISLSSLSAAAQSRMKLPLQKLQSNNAGQKPALQPIPTKITLPSQSAQRISAESRPSDPEPLSAAPSEQSKPKQFHLGMFEIGKPLGKGKFGRVYLARERSTGFVCALKVLHKSELSAGKVEKQVRREIEIQSNLAHPNILRLYGHFHDTKRIFLILEFAGKGELYKHLRKAQRFPEWQAAQYIAQMASALKYLHKKHVMHRDIKPENILVGLHGEIKISDFGWSVHAPNNRRKTMCGTLDYLPPEMIKPGRDENWYDEKVDLWSLGVLTYEFLVGEAPFEDTPVMTQRRIARCEMTVPPFVSSEAKDLIKRLLVLDPEKRISLEEVEQHPWILKHCVKGERHYQRTSGQSKQKEKESQ, encoded by the exons ATGGCCGAGACTTTGGAGAAGCGGCTCGAAGCCGTTTCAATATCAGAGGAAAATCGCGATCCCAATGCACCGTTTCAGCACAAGGCAAAG AGCTCCGTAACAGGAATCTCACTTTCAAGCCTGAGCGCTGCAGCACAAAGCCGCATGAAGCTGCCGCTGCAAAAGCTGCAATCAAACAATGCCGGACAAAAGCCTGCCCTCCAACCCATACCGACCAAGATCACCCTTCCATCCCAAAGCGCGCAACGCATCTCCGCCGAATCGCGCCCGTCCGATCCCGAGCCTCTCTCTGCCGCGCCTAGCGAGCAATCGAAACCCAAGCAGTTCCACCTAGGCATGTTTGAGATTGGCAAGCCTCTTGGAAAAGGAAAGTTCGGTCGTGTATACTTGGCCAGAGAACGTAGTACAGGGTTCGTCTGCGCGTTGAAGGTTCTTCACAAGTCTGAACTGTCGGCTGGCAAGGTCGAAAAGCAAGTCCGACGCGAGATCGAGATCCAGTCCAACCTCGCCCATCCCAATATTCTCCGACTATACGGCCACTTCCATGACACGAAGCGAATCTTTCTCATCCTCGAATTTGCAGGCAAGGGTGAACTGTACAAGCACTTGCGAAAAGCACAACGCTTTCCAGAGTGGCAGGCGGCACAATACATTGCGCAGATGGCCAGCGCATTGAAGTATCTGCACAAGAAGCATGTTATGCACAGAGATATTAAGCCTGAGAACATTCTCGTGGGTCTCCATGGAGAGATCAAGATCAGTGATTTTGGGTGGAGTGTACATGCACCAAATAAcaggaggaagacgatgtgTGGAACTCTGGACTACTTGCCCCCGGAGATGATCAAGCCTGGACGAGACGAGAACTGGTATGACGAGAAGGTGGATTTGTGGTCGCTAGGTGTTCTTACCTATGAGTTCTTGGTCGGAGAAGCACCGTTCGAGGATACACCTGTCATGACCCAGCGCAGAATCGCACGATGTGAGATGACTGTGCCGCCATTCGTCAGCTCGGAAGCAAAAGACTTGATCAAAAGacttctcgtccttgaccCAGAGAAGAGAATCAgtctggaggaggtggaacAGCACCCCTGGATCTTGAAGCATTGCGTCAAGGGCGAGAGGCACTATCAGCGCACGAGTGGACAgagcaagcagaaggagaaggagagccaATGA
- a CDS encoding uncharacterized protein (MEROPS:MER0127117~antiSMASH:Cluster_5~BUSCO:EOG09264RBX), which yields MAETAQSPSTTNPSDNQTYLTWSNFFSILTNTAPPATREAYFNERDIRNEERDIKRAEDDVKWLFKASPIITFLQHQINLLGPADGSASIGPHNVRCRRCDTKQSGGFSSEHGILLCANHFRNRGHLEDTLAHEMVHAYDHLRFVMDPLDLRHAACMEIRASMLSGECRFAREFFTRGQWSLTQQLQECVRRRATISVANRPACKDDVQAARVVNEVWDSCFNDTRPFDEIYK from the coding sequence ATGGCAGAAACAGCACAATCTCCCTCCACCACGAACCCCTCCGACAACCAAACATACCTTACATGgtccaacttcttctccatcctCACGAATACCGCACCCCCAGCGACCCGCGAAGCCTACTTCAACGAACGCGATATCCGAAACGAAGAACGCGACATCAAACGCGCCGAAGACGACGTGAAATGGCTCTTCAAAGCCTCCCCCATCATAACCTTCCTCCAACACCAAATCAACCTCCTCGGTCCCGCCGACGGCTCCGCCTCCATCGGCCCTCACAACgtccgctgccgccgctgcgacACGAAACAAAGCGGCGGCTTCTCCTCCGAACACGGCATCCTCTTATGCGCCAACCACTTCCGCAACCGCGGCCACTTAGAAGACACTCTAGCACATGAAATGGTTCACGCATACGATCATTTGCGCTTTGTAATGGATCCTCTAGATCTGAGACATGCGGCTTGTATGGAGATTCGAGCGAGTATGTTGTCGGGGGAGTGTCGATTTGCGAGGGAATTCTTTACACGAGGGCAGTGGAGTTTGACGCAGCAGTTGCAGGAGTGTGTGAGAAGACGGGCGACGATTTCGGTTGCGAATCGGCCGGCTTGTAAGGATGATGTGCAGGCTGCGAGGGTGGTGAATGAGGTTTGGGATAGTTGTTTTAATGATACGAGGCCGTTTGATGAGATTTATAAGTGA
- a CDS encoding uncharacterized protein (antiSMASH:Cluster_5): MHEGISSRSKTAAPGARALAERPRGQALATSSSPAAAPSASSPAGAAGTSRDPVVAALGTYNNNMPAFPGNAAPPAGPLSSPLAPRGSANPLAAQQSPATPSRPEPLQKKAGDYARDHRFHARGQEISKLSWSDFQRLTVVERLKYQDWYDQALNEMESAAKESVTYARSQKQRDDEADVFLAGVRGQRLAWVQQTGQYVEEYGRSIRTGLAMVREERDIAANLNERVKEVAVVATPELGSEKVQKAIRTALEQAES; encoded by the exons ATGCACGAAggcatcagcagcaggagcaagaCGGCGGCTCCTGGTGCTCGTGCGCTCGCTGAACGACCACGCGGCCAAGC TCTCGCCACCAGCTCGTCGCCTGCCGCCGCCCCATCGGCCTCTTCGCCAGCAGGCGCTGCTGGTACATCTAGAGACCCAGTCGTTGCTGCGCTGGGCACATATAACAACAATATGCCAGCGTTCCCAGGCAATGCTGCTCCGCCTGCTGGCCCGCTCTCGTCTCCACTGGCTCCTCGCGGCAGTGCCAATCCCCTTGCCGCTCAGCAGTCACCAGCAACACCAAGCCGGCCAGAGCCACTGCAAAAGAAGGCAGGTGATTACGCTCGTGATCACCGCTTCCACGCTCGCGGCCAGGAGATCAGCAAGCTCTCCTGGTCAGATTTCCAGCGCCTGACCGTCGTCGAGCGCCTCAAGTACCAAGACTGGTACGATCAGGCGTTGAACGAGATGGAGAGTGCGGCGAAGGAGAGCGTGACATACGCGAGGAGCCAGAAGCAGCGGGACGACGAGGCGGATGTGTTTCTTGCTGGCGTGAGGGGGCAGAGGCTAGCCTGGGTCCAACAGACAGGGCAGTACGTGGAAGAGTACGGCAGAAGCATCCGTACTGGGCTCGCGATGGTGAGGGAGGAGAGAGACATCGCCGCCAATTTGAATGAGCGCGTGAAGGAAGTTGCGGTGGTGGCCACGCCGGAGCTGGGCAGCGAGAAGGTACAGAAAGCCATACGAACGGCTCTCGAGCAGGCAGAGAGTTAG
- a CDS encoding uncharacterized protein (antiSMASH:Cluster_5): protein MSSTTSSAPASTTTGTDTGKGGPTSSPLLFFVALGFGVVFTNLWIIVGVKYCFRYNQRNRAARALNENGEPIDLAQMPHPRRRRREKKLMSMEDVNERFPLIKYKTWRSSREAQGLPAEGGVTAPTSRAGSMRDEEGTIEAFGKNSVDTARPGTALSIAQKDHENALGDPPKAQATASGEKGPEMVTIEDMEKARKRSIDRNNSAVTDLDDDEDDPIATAAPPEMLAAPGDTCAICLDNLDDDDDVRGLTCGHAFHGSCVDPWLTSRRACCPLCKADYYVPKPRPDADGANAAAARNGRLPQEPPPARRHGLPFAPRVMLFATPRFFVSDGTRAEQPNPAAAERARRERDVYQDPAIQAEPTSRSWRSRLPAVSIPRFGRRNQQQQEHGTGEQVTVSASDLEAGQRR from the exons ATGTCGTCGACCACCTCGAGCGCTCCGGCGTCGACCACCACCGGCACCGACACCGGTAAAGGCGGACCCACGAGCTCGCCGCTGTTGTTCTTCGTCGCCCTCGGATTCGGTGTAGTCTTTACGAACCTATG GATCATCGTCGGCGTAAAATACTGCTTCAGATATAACCAACGCAATCGTGCAGCGCGTGCCTTGAACGAAAATGGCGAACCCATTGACCTTGCGCAAATGCCGCACCCGAGACGGAGGAggcgcgagaagaagctcatgTCCATGGAAGATGTGAACGAGCGCTTCCCATTGATCAAGTACAAGACATGGCGATCATCGCGCGAAGCCCAAGGCCTTCCTGCAGAGGGTGGAGTGACCGCACCGACCAGCAGAGCTGGGAGTATGAGAGACGAAGAGGGTACGATTGAAGCGTTTGGCAAGAACTCCGTCGATACCGCACGGCCTGGAACGGCGCTCAGCATCGCACAGAAGGATCACGAAAATGCGCTTGGGGACCCACCGAAAGCGCAAGCTACTGCCAGCGGAGAGAAAGGGCCGGAAATGGTTACCATCGAAGATATGGAGAAAgccaggaagaggagcattGATCGAAACAACTCGGCTGTCACAGAtttggacgacgacgaggacgacccAATAGCAACGGCAGCGCCACCTGAGATGCTTGCTGCACCTGGTGACACATGCGCCATCTGCCTGGATAAcctcgatgatgacgacgatgtgcGAGGGCTCACATGCGGGCACGCATTTCACGGATCCTGCGTCGACCCATGGCTCACAAGTAGGAGGGCTTGCTGTCCACTTTGTAAAGCCGACTACTATGTGCCCAAGCCCAGGCCGGATGCAGACGGGGCCAATGCAGCCGCAGCTCGCAACGGCCGGTTGCCTCAAGAGCCACCTCCAGCACGACGACACGGTCTGCCATTTGCACCGCGCGTAATGCTCTTTGCCACACCACGCTTCTTTGTCAGCGACGGAACACGCGCGGAGCAGCCGAatccagcagctgcagaacgTGCACGGCGAGAGCGGGACGTTTATCAGGATCCCGCCATTCAAGCAGAACCCACATCGCGAAGCTGGAGATCACGACTACCGGCCGTTTCCATTCCGCGCTTCGGTCGACGGaatcaacagcagcaagaacaCGGCACTGGCGAGCAGGTCACAGTGTCCGCCAGCGACTTGGAAGCCGGGCAGCGGCGCTGA
- a CDS encoding uncharacterized protein (antiSMASH:Cluster_5~BUSCO:EOG092648XW), with amino-acid sequence MAQSYGTFSHTSPNGVWKLTTRKQPILKAEPIEELHQDIGIPIPEMIFGDNYVALTHVPSGWNLHFNARDAMDRVSKTEEGMLQVAVAEEWKKERSHQEEVKQVVKPFDWSYSTDYRGTTSDKDGSLVEESQWRQSNQTADPIRIDLLSRQDPIQFFDAVDLYEDELADNGIALFNIKVRMMPQRLLVLSRYFLRLDGVIIRIRDTRVYVEHSTNKVVRQYTNKEEKYDVVAEQLKARRENVPEAFRDVNKLAQLLPTIEEKTDVFEVT; translated from the coding sequence atggcgcAAAGCTATGGCACCTTCTCGCACACGTCGCCCAACGGCGTGTGGAAGCTCACGACGCGCAAGCAGCCCATCCTCAAGGCCGAGCCGATCGAAGAGCTGCACCAGGATATTGGCATCCCCATTCCTGAAATGATCTTCGGAGACAACTACGTCGCCCTCACTCATGTGCCTTCAGGATGGAACTTGCACTTCAACGCACGCGATGCCATGGACCGTGTGAGCAAGACAGAAGAGGGCATGTTGCAGGTAGCGGTCGCCGAAGAATGGAAGAAAGAGCGCAGCCATCAGGAGGAGGTGAAGCAGGTCGTAAAGCCTTTCGATTGGAGCTACAGCACAGACTACAGAGGAACTACAAGTGACAAAGACGGCTCGCTGGTCGAAGAGAGCCAGTGGAGGCAGAGCAACCAGACTGCGGATCCCATTCGCATTGACTTGCTCAGCCGCCAGGATCCCATTCAGTTCTTTGACGCTGTTGATCTCTATGAAGACGAGCTGGCGGACAACGGAATTGCGTTGTTCAACATCAAGGTGCGGATGATGCCTCAGCGCTTACTGGTTCTCAGCAGGTACTTCCTGCGGCTGGACGGCGTCATCATCAGAATCCGTGATACGCGAGTATATGTGGAGCACAGCACGAACAAGGTCGTACGGCAGTACACCAACAAGGAAGAGAAATACGATGTTGTCGCTGAACAGCTAAAGGCTAGACGAGAAAATGTGCCCGAGGCTTTTCGAGATGTGAACAAGCTGGCTCAGCTTCTACCCACAATTGAAGAGAAAACCGATGTCTTCGAAGTGACTTGA
- a CDS encoding uncharacterized protein (CAZy:GH2), which translates to MAQDFTDFVLQRSDSQLPDYSNEQVVHKNRLPHRAYYIPKESLLLSGQWDFHYAPTPLHAPDPECLHTQSYTPGDTSDDGELDVTIAEPSAAPEWHKIAVPGHWQLQGYGRPQYTNVIYPFPVCPPHIPTENPTGTYKRTFRTPKSWSPSSQIRLRFEGVDSAFHVWINGKPVGYSQGSRNPAEFDVTRYLRANRDNELLVRVYQWSDGSYIEDQDQWWLSGIFRDVLLLALPESRIEDFHINTELDDEYKDANLHVGLQLQVNWDAYLTVRLSANDKIVAESHSALRPGQETAKISRHIARPIKWTAETPHLYDLEIILRAKGSSEVLQTIRQRIGFRSVEISDGLLKVNGKRILLQGANRHDHHPKFGRAVPLAFIRDDLLQMKRHNINALRCSHYPPDPRMLDLCDELGLWVMDEADLECHGFYDAVARPLSIPEEMDYEERKKLAFPQAAAYTSDNPAWEAQYVERITAVVQRDKNHASVIMWSLGNEAFYGRNHQAMYDYARKADPSRPVHYEGDAHALSADVFSYMYPSVERLAKLAETEGVHDGKYEKPIVLCEYAHAMGNGPGNLEGYQELFRRNARLQGGFIWEWANHGLLTKTPDGKAFYGYGGDFGDIPNDSTFVMDGLCFSDHSPTPGLIEYKKVIAPIKAELKEGQVLVTNLYDFVGLNHVTAVFKVESFSEGSKLLASGTVDLPDIKPGEAVEILPERVALTSKLPDSLLTISFRQWYATSWADAGYEIAWFQHQSSSVAGETATSSDSKIAASLTPANDVRISTSQVAWTVFNSDFKIIFDRSSGMISSWTSGGQELLAPDTMRTSLLTPGFYRAPTDNDRPKDDLDWKRYGLDMLTSQLRTSSIDRKSPSEVEVTSTVFLSPPILDWGYTANMRYRISAADGLTVEATLTPSGKVPSTLPRIGLDLRLNKALAAAEYLGLGPGESYPDKQAAQRMGLYTSQVKDLATNYEVPQENGNRMGARSVKFTDENGLGLRATRLDGNGKFAWAAGYHSPQALDAARHPHELVEEDALLLRLDVATAGVGSGACGPAILPEHEVKCKEVSFAFQLQAVAGR; encoded by the exons ATGGCCCAAGACTTCACAGACTTCGTTCTGCAGAGATCAGATTCGCAACTGCCAGACTATAGCAATGAACAAGTGGTGCACAAGAACCGCTTGCCGCACAGAGCTTATTACATCCCGAAGGAATCCCTCCTGCTCAGCGGACAATGGGACTTCCATTATGCCCCGACGCCTCTTCATGCTCCCGATCCGGAGTGCTTACACACCCAGTCATACACTCCTGGCGATACGTCTGACGATGGTGAGCTGGACGTCACAATCGCCGAGCCTTCCGCTGCTCCAGAATGGCACAAAATCGCAGTACCAGGACACTGGCAGCTTCAAGGTTATGGCCGCCCGCAGTACACGAACGTCATCTACCCATTTCCGGTCTGCCCGCCACACATTCCGACAGAGAATCCGACAGGCACATATAAACGCACTTTCCGCACTCCGAAGTCATGGTCCCCCTCTTCACAAATCAGACTTCGATTTGAAGGCGTTGATAGTGCATTTCACGTTTGGATCAACGGCAAGCCAGTAGGTTATTCCCAGGGATCTCGAAACCCCGCCGAGTTCGACGTGACTCGATATCTTAGAGCGAATCGGGACAATGAGCTGCTCGTAAGAGTGTATCAGTGGTCAGATGGCAGCTACATAGAAGACCAGGACCAGTGGTGGCTATCGGGAATATTCAGAGATGTGCTTCTGCTTGCGCTACCTGAATCGCGGATCGAGGACTTCCATATCAACACAGAACTCGACGATGAGTACAAGGACGCGAATCTTCACGTGGGTCTACAGCTTCAGGTGAACTGGGACGCATATCTGACAGTGCGATTGAGTGCGAATGATAAAATTGTGGCAGAAAGCCATTCGGCTTTGAGGCCAGGCCAGGAAACTGCAAAGATCTCGAGACACATCGCACGTCCCATCAAATGGACGGCTGAGACGCCCCATCTCTACGATCTGGAAATCATACTACGGGCCAAAGGAAGTAGCGAAGTCTTGCAGACGATACGTCAGCGGATTGGCTTCCGCTCCGTGGAGATTTCGGACGGCTTATTGAAAGTAAATGGCAAACGCATCCTGCTTCAAGGCGCGAATCGGCACGATCACCACCCGAAGTTCGGGCGCGCAGTTCCTCTTGCGTTCATCCGTGACGATCTGCTTCAGATGAAACGCCACAATATCAATGCTTTACGTTGCAGCCACTACCCGCCGGACCCCCGCATGCTTGATCTCTGCGACGAGCTAGGTCTTTGGGTCATGGATGAAGCAGATCTCGAATGTCATGGCTTTTACGATGCTGTAGCCCGACCACTGTCCATTCCCGAGGAGATGGATTATGAGGAACGGAAGAAGCTGGCATTCCCTCAGGCGGCTGCGTACACCTCTGACAATCCAGCATGGGAAGCTCAGTACGTTGAGAGGATCACCGCAGTCGTTCAGCGCGACAAAAACCATGCTTCTGTGATTATGTGGTCGCTGGGCAACGAAGCCTTCTACGGCCGGAACCATCAGGCGATGTACGACTATGCACGCAAAGCAGACCCCAGCCGACCTGTACACTACGAGGGCGATGCACACGCACTCTCAGCTGATGTCTTCTCTTACATGTATCCTTCCGTCGAGAGGCTCGCCAAGCTTGCTGAAACCGAAGGCGTGCACGATGGCAAGTACGAGAAGCCGATTGTGTTGTGCGAGTATGCTCATGCTATGGGCAATGGTCCTGGCAACCTGGAAGGGTACCAAGAGCTCTTCCGTCGCAATGCTCGCTTGCAAGGCGGCTTCATCTGGGAGTGGGCTAACCATGGTCTGCTCACAAAGACTCCAGATGGTAAGGCTTTCTACGGATACGGCGGTGATTTCGGAGATATCCCAAATGACTCGACTTTTGTCATGGACGGCCTATGCTTCAGCGACCATTCTCCAACCCCTGGATTGATTGAGTACAAAAAGGTCATAGCACCGATCAAGGCCGAGCTCAAGGAGGGGCAGGTACTTGTCACCAATCTATACGACTTCGTTGGGCTGAACCATGTCACGGCGGTCTTCAAGGTAGAATCGTTCTCCGAAGG GTCGAAACTACTCGCCTCCGGAACTGTCGATTTGCCAGACATCAAGCCGGGAGAGGCAGTCGAGATTCTGCCGGAACGAGTGGCACTCACATCAAAACTGCCTGATTCATTACTTACAATCAGCTTCCGACAGTGGTATGCTACGTCGTGGGCAGACGCAGGATACGAAATCGCATGGTTCCAGCACCAGTCAAGCTCTGTAGCAGGGGAGACTGCAACCAGTAGCGACAGCAAGATCGCTGCCTCGCTCACCCCAGCCAATGATGTGCGCATCAGCACATCGCAAGTCGCATGGACAGTGTTCAACAGCGACTTCAAGATCATCTTCGACAGATCTTCTGGAATGATATCCTCATGGACTTCAGGTGGACAGGAGCTTTTGGCTCCAGACACCATGCGCACAAGTCTCCTTACACCTGGATTCTACCGTGCGCCCACCGACAATGACAGGCCGAAAGACGATCTTGACTGGAAACGCTATGGCTTAGACATGCTCACCTCTCAACTTCGCACTAGCAGCATCGATCGCAAATCACCAAGTGAAGTTGAAGTCACCTCCACGGTCTTCCTATCACCGCCGATCCTGGACTGGGGCTACACTGCAAATATGAGGTATCGCATCAGCGCTGCTGACGGACTGACGGTGGAAGCCACACTCACACCGAGCGGCAAGGTGCCGAGTACTCTTCCTCGTATTGGTCTCGACCTCCGTCTCAACAAGGCTCTCGCTGCAGCCGAATATCTAGGTTTGGGACCGGGAGAGTCGTATCCAGACAAGCAGGCTGCTCAGCGCATGGGCCTATACACCTCACAAGTCAAAGACTTGGCTACGAACTATGAAGTGCCGCAAGAGAATGGCAACAGAATGGGCGCCAGAAGCGTCAAGTTCACGGACGAGAACGGTCTTGGCTTGCGAGCCACGAGACTTGATGGTAATGGCAAATTTGCATGGGCCGCTGGATATCACTCTCCGCAGGCACTGGATGCTGCGAGACATCCACATGagctggtggaagaggacGCTTTACTTCTGCGACTCGACGTTGCAACTGCTGGAGTGGGCAGTGGGGCATGTGGTCCTGCAATACTGCCAGAGCATGAGGTCAAGTGCAAGGAGGTCTCGTTCGCATTCCAATTGCAAGCAGTTGCTGGTCGGTAG
- the TIF1 gene encoding translation initiation factor eIF4A: MADKGLEDIDAGQIESNYDETTDSFDAMNLKSELLRGVYAYGFERPSAIQQRAIMPVIKGNDVIAQAQSGTGKTATFSISVLQKIDPNIKACQALILAPTRELAQQIQKVVVAIGDFMNIECHACIGGTSVRDDMKALQDGPQVVVGTPGRVHDMIQRRVLRTDSMKMFVLDEADEMLSRGFTEQIYDIFQLLPQSTQVVLLSATMPQDVLEVTTKFMRDPVRILVKKDELTLEGIKQFYIAVEKEDWKLDTLSDLYETVTITQAVIFCNTRRKVDWLTDKLTARDFTVSAMHGDMDQTQRDVIMKEFRSGSSRVLIATDLLARGIDVQQVSLVINYDLPANRENYIHRIGRGGRFGRKGVAINFVTADDVRMMREIEQFYSTQIEEMPMNVADLI, from the exons ATGGCTGACAAGGGACTTGAGGATATCGATGCTG GTCAGATCGAGTCCAACTATGACGAGACCACCGACAGCTTCGATGCTATGAACCTCAAGAGCGAGCTCCTCCGTGGAGTCTACGCTTACGGTTTCGAGCGCCCTTCTGCTATCCAGCAGCGCGCTATCATGCCGGTCATCAAGG GTAACGACGTTATCGCTCAAGCCCAGTCCGGTACCGGAAAGACTGCCACTTTCTCCATCTCCGTTCTCCAGAAGATCGACCCCAACATCAAGGCATGCCAGGCTTTGATCCTCGCCCCAACCCGTGAGTTGGCTCAGCAGATCCAGAAGGTCGTGGTCGCCATCGGCGATTTCATGAACATCGAGTGCCACGCTTGCATCGGTGGTACCTCCGTAAGAGATGACATGAAGGCACTCCAGGACGGCCCACAGGTCGTGGTCGGAACTCCAGGCCGTGTTCACGACATGATCCAGCGCCGTGTCCTGCGCACCGACAGCATGAAGATGTTCGTGCTCGACGAGGCCGACGAGATGTTGTCTCGCGGTTTCACCGAGCAGATTTacgacatcttccagctcctcccaCAGTCCACCCAGGTCGTCCTCCTGTCCGCTACCATGCCACAGGACGTTCTTGAGGTCACCACCAAGTTCATGCGCGACCCAGTCCGTATCCTCGTCAAGAAGGACGAACTTACTCTCGAAGGTATCAAGCAGTTCTACATCGCcgtcgagaaggaggacTGGAAGCTCGACACCCTCTCCGATCTCTACGAGACTGTCACCATCACCCAGGCCGTCATCTTCTGCAACACCCGTAGAAAGGTCGACTGGCTCACCGACAAGCTCACTGCCCGTGACTTCACCGTCTCTGCCATGCACGGAGACATGGACCAGACCCAGCGTGACGTGATCATGAAGGAGTTCCGCTCTGGTTCTTCTCGTGTCCTGATCGCCACCGACTTGCTCGCTCGTGGTATCGATGTGCAGCAGGTCTCCCTGGTCATCAACTACGACTTGCCAGCCAACCGCGAGAACTACATCCACCGTATCGGCCGTGGTGGTCGTTTCGGTCGTAAGGGTGTTGCCATCAACTTCGTCACTGCCGACGATGTGCGCATGATGCGTGAAATCGAGCAGTTCTACAGCACTCAAATCGAGGAGATGCCAATGAACGTGGCCG ATCTCATTTAA